In a genomic window of Venatoribacter cucullus:
- the aroB gene encoding 3-dehydroquinate synthase, translating into MHTLTVDLGDRSYPIYIGTGLLDRAELYTPHIKGRQVLIVTNETVAPLYLQRVKTALQQTSGLQVDEVILPDGEAFKNLDTLNLIYDALLEKRHNRTTTLLALGGGVIGDMCGYAAASYQRGVNFIQVPTTLLSQVDSSVGGKTGVNHRLGKNMIGAFHQPQCVLADTETLNTLPERELSAGIAEVIKYGLICDEPFYRWLQDNMAALMARDPRALAYAIERSCQNKAEVVAQDETESGIRATLNLGHTFGHAIESHQGYGQWLHGEAVGAGMLQAADLSWRMGNISAPELEALRALLQQAGLPVTGPADMTVDDYLSRMVVDKKVLDGRIRLVLLQRIGEACITSEVPRELLLQTLQAGNRLGCP; encoded by the coding sequence ATGCATACCCTTACGGTTGATCTGGGCGATCGCAGCTATCCGATTTATATCGGTACCGGCCTGCTGGATCGTGCCGAGCTTTATACCCCGCACATCAAGGGCCGTCAGGTCCTGATTGTCACCAACGAAACCGTTGCCCCTTTATATTTGCAGCGGGTAAAAACGGCCCTGCAACAAACCTCGGGGCTGCAGGTCGACGAAGTGATCCTGCCCGATGGCGAAGCCTTCAAAAACCTCGATACCCTGAATCTTATTTACGATGCCCTGCTGGAAAAGCGCCATAACCGCACCACCACGCTGCTGGCGCTGGGTGGCGGTGTTATTGGTGATATGTGCGGCTACGCGGCGGCGTCTTATCAGCGCGGCGTGAACTTTATTCAGGTGCCGACCACCCTGTTATCGCAGGTGGATTCCTCTGTGGGCGGTAAAACCGGGGTCAATCACCGCCTCGGTAAAAACATGATCGGTGCCTTTCATCAGCCGCAGTGCGTACTGGCGGACACCGAAACCCTGAATACCTTGCCGGAGCGTGAACTGTCGGCCGGTATCGCCGAAGTGATCAAATATGGCCTGATCTGCGATGAACCCTTTTACCGCTGGCTGCAGGACAATATGGCGGCGTTGATGGCACGCGACCCGCGGGCACTGGCCTATGCCATTGAACGCTCCTGTCAGAATAAAGCCGAAGTGGTGGCGCAGGACGAAACCGAATCCGGCATCCGCGCCACCCTTAATCTGGGCCACACCTTTGGTCATGCGATTGAATCCCACCAGGGCTATGGCCAGTGGCTGCACGGTGAGGCCGTGGGCGCGGGGATGCTGCAGGCGGCTGATCTGAGCTGGCGCATGGGCAATATCAGTGCGCCGGAACTGGAGGCGTTGCGGGCGTTGCTGCAACAGGCCGGCCTGCCGGTAACCGGCCCGGCGGATATGACGGTGGATGATTATTTAAGCCGCATGGTGGTCGATAAAAAAGTGCTGGATGGACGCATCCGGCTGGTTTTGCTGCAGCGCATTGGTGAAGCCTGCATTACCTCAGAGGTTCCGCGCGAGCTGTTGCTGCAGACACTGCAGGCAGGTAACAGGCTCGGTTGTCCCTGA
- the aroK gene encoding shikimate kinase AroK produces the protein MMRAPSVFLVGPMGAGKSTIGRLLSAELKLDFYDSDKVIEERCGANIPWIFDMEGEAGFREREEQVIDELTGMGGIVLATGGGVIMREANRRHLSARGTVVYLCTSVEQQLARTAKDKNRPLLQTANPEAVLRELFSKRDPLYREVADIIIETDQRNPRWVVHELKRLIKG, from the coding sequence ATGATGCGAGCACCTTCTGTCTTTCTGGTTGGGCCAATGGGCGCTGGTAAAAGCACCATTGGCCGCCTGCTTTCTGCCGAACTGAAACTCGACTTCTACGATTCCGATAAGGTGATCGAAGAGCGCTGTGGCGCCAATATTCCCTGGATTTTTGATATGGAAGGGGAGGCTGGCTTTCGCGAGCGTGAAGAGCAGGTGATTGATGAGCTGACCGGCATGGGCGGTATTGTGCTGGCCACCGGTGGCGGCGTAATCATGCGCGAAGCCAATCGTCGTCATCTCAGTGCCCGCGGTACCGTGGTCTACCTGTGTACCTCGGTAGAACAACAGCTGGCCCGTACGGCCAAAGATAAAAACCGTCCGTTACTGCAAACCGCCAACCCGGAAGCGGTGCTGCGCGAGCTGTTCAGCAAGCGCGACCCGCTGTACCGGGAAGTGGCAGACATTATTATTGAAACCGACCAGCGCAATCCGCGTTGGGTGGTCCACGAATTAAAACGGCTTATTAAAGGCTGA
- the pilQ gene encoding type IV pilus secretin PilQ family protein codes for MNMVKRVRVAIKSVPVLLLTMLAANASALTLTDMTFSALPGDVTEVRLDFDGTPPAISGYTIEQPARIAIDLPATDNGLKTRRHEIGSGNARSAVVVATKDRSRIVFNLTRAVGYTTRVEGNAVLLRIGQTESDKVFAAQPAAPAGSAQTPVAAASSARDMRVVNVDFRRGQQGEGQVQIMLSDDRAAANIRREGTKIIAELDNVRLPDNLSRRLDVTDFSTPVRFVDARAEGRGTRIVIEPNGDEFEYLAYQTDRLLSINVSVLPPEQKEDRKKQMFPFTGEKLSLNFQNIEVRAVLQLIADFTGMNLVASDTVQGSITLRLQNVPWDQALDLVLKTKGLGKRQMGSVLLIAPAEEIAAREKIELEAVRQVDELAPLVTEYMQLKYAKASVLVNLLTSEKGLLSERGSAVVDERTNTLLMKDTAKNLEKVREALMMLDVPVRQVLIEARIVVASTSVGEEMGVKWGGAGYKNNGSNWTTIGGSQQTLTEGNQILFDRASGSAAGSSAIDIGAANMVDFGVTNASASTFAIGYQTADYLLDLELAAIETDGRAEIVSQPRVITADGQTASIESGTEIPYQEASSSGATSVSFKSAVLKLEVTPQITPDDRIIMDLVINQDSVGELTAAGPSINTNSVQTQVLVDNGETVVLGGIFRSEEIVSISKTPFFGDLPLIGALFRYTNRADDKSELLVFITPRLVKDSLTNR; via the coding sequence ATGAACATGGTTAAGCGCGTACGTGTGGCAATTAAGTCAGTGCCGGTCCTGCTGCTGACGATGCTGGCGGCTAATGCCTCGGCTCTGACCCTGACGGATATGACCTTCTCGGCGTTGCCCGGTGATGTCACGGAGGTGCGACTCGATTTTGACGGCACACCGCCCGCCATCAGTGGCTACACCATTGAACAGCCGGCCCGGATCGCTATCGACTTACCTGCTACTGACAATGGTCTGAAAACCCGTCGCCATGAAATCGGCTCCGGCAATGCCCGCAGCGCGGTGGTGGTGGCAACCAAAGATCGTTCCCGCATTGTGTTTAATCTGACCCGGGCGGTGGGTTACACCACCCGCGTTGAAGGTAATGCTGTGCTGCTGCGTATTGGCCAGACCGAAAGCGATAAAGTGTTTGCCGCCCAACCTGCTGCCCCGGCCGGCAGCGCTCAGACCCCGGTTGCTGCCGCATCTTCAGCCCGTGATATGCGTGTCGTGAATGTCGATTTCCGCCGTGGTCAGCAAGGTGAAGGCCAGGTGCAGATTATGCTCAGCGATGATCGTGCCGCTGCCAATATCCGTCGTGAAGGCACCAAGATTATTGCCGAGCTGGATAACGTCCGCCTGCCGGATAACCTCAGCCGTCGTCTGGATGTCACCGATTTTTCCACCCCGGTCCGCTTTGTCGATGCCCGCGCTGAAGGTCGTGGTACCCGCATTGTGATTGAGCCGAATGGTGATGAATTTGAATATCTGGCCTACCAGACCGATCGTCTGCTGTCGATCAACGTCTCTGTGTTGCCGCCGGAACAAAAAGAAGACCGCAAAAAGCAGATGTTCCCGTTCACCGGCGAAAAGCTGTCGCTGAACTTCCAGAACATCGAAGTGCGCGCCGTACTGCAGCTGATTGCTGATTTCACCGGCATGAACCTGGTGGCGTCCGATACCGTGCAGGGCAGCATTACCCTGCGTCTGCAGAATGTACCCTGGGATCAGGCGCTGGATCTGGTGCTGAAAACCAAAGGTCTGGGCAAGCGCCAGATGGGCTCGGTTCTGCTGATTGCACCGGCGGAAGAAATTGCCGCGCGGGAAAAAATCGAGCTGGAAGCTGTGCGTCAGGTCGACGAACTGGCTCCGCTGGTCACTGAATACATGCAGTTGAAATACGCCAAAGCCAGTGTGCTGGTGAACCTGCTGACCTCAGAAAAAGGCCTGTTGTCTGAGCGCGGCTCCGCGGTCGTTGATGAGCGTACCAACACGCTGCTGATGAAAGACACCGCCAAAAACCTGGAGAAAGTCCGCGAAGCACTGATGATGCTGGACGTACCGGTGCGCCAGGTACTGATCGAAGCCCGTATCGTGGTCGCCAGCACCAGTGTGGGTGAAGAGATGGGCGTTAAATGGGGCGGTGCTGGTTATAAAAACAACGGCAGCAACTGGACCACTATCGGCGGCAGCCAGCAGACGCTGACCGAAGGCAATCAGATTCTGTTCGATCGTGCATCAGGAAGTGCTGCTGGTTCTTCCGCCATTGATATTGGTGCGGCCAATATGGTTGATTTCGGCGTAACCAATGCCTCTGCGTCGACTTTCGCCATTGGTTATCAGACCGCTGATTACCTGCTGGATCTGGAATTAGCCGCCATTGAAACCGACGGCCGTGCTGAAATTGTGTCGCAGCCGCGGGTGATTACCGCCGATGGCCAGACCGCTTCCATTGAATCGGGTACGGAAATTCCGTATCAGGAAGCCAGTTCCAGCGGTGCCACCAGCGTGTCGTTCAAATCGGCCGTGCTGAAGCTGGAAGTAACCCCGCAAATCACCCCGGATGACCGCATCATCATGGATCTGGTCATCAACCAGGATTCCGTCGGTGAGCTGACCGCTGCCGGCCCCAGCATCAATACCAACTCGGTACAGACGCAGGTACTGGTCGATAATGGCGAAACCGTGGTGCTGGGTGGTATTTTCCGTTCGGAAGAAATTGTTTCCATCAGCAAGACGCCGTTCTTCGGTGATCTGCCACTGATCGGTGCATTGTTCCGTTACACCAACCGTGCTGATGACAAGAGCGAACTGCTGGTGTTTATCACTCCACGACTGGTGAAGGACTCGCTCACGAACCGCTGA
- a CDS encoding pilus assembly protein PilP: protein MIRLLLLPVLALALVGCGGNSDTADLRKFMEDTQNRPRGRIEPIPVFKPYEFFSYSAAGMRSPFELPVLDDAEMVVSTTDNVSPDTDRPREHLEQFPFGSLSMVGTLKGVDGVLWVLIKDGNGSVVRVREGYYMGQNHGRIVAVNEQRINLIEIVPNGLGGWIERPRTLALDGLGGE from the coding sequence ATGATCCGACTGCTGCTGTTGCCTGTTTTGGCACTCGCTTTAGTGGGTTGTGGCGGAAACTCCGACACGGCTGACCTGCGCAAGTTTATGGAAGATACCCAGAATCGTCCCCGTGGCCGTATTGAGCCGATACCGGTCTTTAAGCCCTACGAATTTTTCAGTTATAGTGCCGCCGGCATGCGTTCACCCTTTGAATTACCGGTGCTGGACGATGCGGAAATGGTGGTATCCACAACGGATAATGTCAGTCCGGATACAGACCGTCCGCGCGAACACCTTGAACAGTTCCCGTTTGGTTCACTCAGCATGGTGGGCACCCTGAAAGGTGTCGATGGTGTGCTGTGGGTATTGATCAAAGATGGCAACGGCAGTGTGGTACGCGTACGGGAAGGGTACTACATGGGCCAGAACCATGGCCGGATCGTGGCGGTTAACGAGCAAAGAATTAATTTAATCGAAATTGTGCCGAACGGACTGGGGGGCTGGATTGAGCGCCCGCGTACACTGGCTCTGGATGGACTGGGTGGAGAATAA
- a CDS encoding type 4a pilus biogenesis protein PilO, which produces MAEQNKPDVKAMMARLNELQLDDLNNIDWENMGSWPLPGKIIFCVLIFVAVLAGGYFALIADQMSTLTSAEQREITLKKDYENKAFRVANLDAYKAQLAEMEEGFGSLLKQLPRDTEVPGLIDDISAAALSAGLQLNTIDPQKMTRTEFYMELPINIEVVGGYHEMGAFVSSVASLPRIVTLHDFAIDGVGKEGGLKMKILAKTYQYSGDEPAPARGGKKK; this is translated from the coding sequence ATGGCCGAACAGAATAAGCCCGATGTGAAGGCCATGATGGCCAGGCTGAATGAGCTTCAGCTGGATGACCTGAATAATATTGACTGGGAAAATATGGGCTCATGGCCCTTGCCAGGCAAAATTATTTTTTGCGTACTGATTTTTGTCGCGGTATTAGCTGGTGGTTATTTTGCGTTAATTGCTGATCAGATGAGCACCCTGACCAGTGCTGAGCAGCGCGAAATAACGCTGAAAAAAGATTATGAAAATAAGGCCTTCCGGGTCGCGAATCTGGATGCTTACAAAGCCCAGCTGGCGGAAATGGAAGAAGGCTTTGGTTCGCTGCTGAAGCAGTTGCCGCGCGATACCGAAGTACCGGGTCTGATTGATGACATCAGCGCCGCTGCTCTCAGCGCTGGGTTGCAGCTGAATACCATTGACCCGCAAAAAATGACCCGTACCGAGTTCTATATGGAGCTGCCGATTAATATCGAAGTGGTGGGCGGCTATCACGAAATGGGCGCGTTCGTCTCTTCAGTGGCCTCATTGCCACGTATCGTTACCCTGCATGATTTCGCCATCGACGGTGTGGGTAAAGAAGGTGGTCTGAAAATGAAGATTCTTGCCAAAACTTACCAGTACAGTGGTGATGAACCGGCACCAGCCCGCGGAGGTAAGAAGAAATGA
- a CDS encoding PilN domain-containing protein, whose amino-acid sequence MANINLLPWRAERRQKRQQEFYGVIGLVVLAAGFIVFSVNGYYSDAIDNQNRRNNFITTETKVLDAKIAEISALRETRQQLIERMELIQALQGNRPIIVRVFDEMVRAVPEDLYFSAVTVKGTDVNIKGVSKSNNRVAALMRNFDQSDWFAEPSLIRVQAKGEAVNEFEITMKRVQPKAAEE is encoded by the coding sequence ATGGCAAATATTAACCTTCTGCCGTGGCGCGCCGAGCGCCGCCAGAAACGCCAGCAGGAATTTTATGGTGTTATTGGCCTGGTCGTGCTGGCGGCTGGTTTTATTGTGTTCTCAGTGAACGGCTATTACAGCGATGCCATTGATAACCAGAACCGCCGCAATAATTTTATTACCACCGAAACCAAAGTGCTGGATGCCAAAATTGCCGAAATCAGTGCGCTGCGGGAAACCCGTCAGCAGTTGATTGAGCGTATGGAGCTGATTCAGGCGCTGCAGGGCAACCGCCCCATTATTGTGCGCGTGTTTGATGAAATGGTACGGGCCGTGCCGGAAGATCTGTATTTCAGTGCCGTTACCGTCAAGGGCACTGATGTCAATATCAAGGGTGTGTCTAAGTCCAACAACCGGGTCGCGGCGCTGATGCGTAATTTTGATCAGTCGGACTGGTTTGCAGAGCCGTCACTGATCCGCGTACAGGCGAAAGGCGAAGCTGTGAACGAGTTTGAAATTACCATGAAACGCGTTCAGCCAAAGGCGGCAGAGGAATAA
- a CDS encoding pilus assembly protein PilM, with protein sequence MANLFKKKSKALLGVDISSTSVKILELSHNNGRYQVEAYACESLPPNAIVEQSINNDEAVGEAIKRALTRSRAGARRAAIAVAGSAVITKTVQMNGKLSDDEMDFQIRAEADQYIPYPLEEVALDWEVQGPSAGGNDMVDVLLAACRSETVERRKDAVEYANLEAGVVDVEAFCTERAFSLLQGQMDGDDIDTVAIIDVGATMTTLSILHEGKSIYTREQLFGGRQLTEDIMRRYGLSEEEASRAKLEGGLPDDYETEVLEPFRRAVVQQVSRSLQFFYSSSQFNDVDYIILAGGTASIPHLADQVQDAMGIATIVANPFVNMTLSQKVNPNLLNSDAPSLMIACGLAMRSFDNGKY encoded by the coding sequence CTGGCCAACCTGTTTAAGAAGAAGAGCAAGGCCTTGCTGGGGGTCGATATCAGTTCGACATCGGTTAAGATTCTTGAACTGAGTCACAATAATGGAAGATATCAGGTTGAAGCCTATGCGTGCGAATCTCTGCCGCCTAATGCCATTGTTGAACAAAGCATTAATAATGACGAAGCCGTTGGTGAAGCGATCAAGCGTGCCTTGACCCGTTCCCGTGCCGGTGCCCGTCGTGCTGCCATTGCGGTTGCCGGCTCTGCCGTTATTACCAAAACGGTGCAGATGAATGGCAAGCTCAGCGATGACGAGATGGATTTCCAGATCCGCGCTGAAGCGGATCAGTATATTCCTTATCCGCTGGAAGAAGTGGCGCTGGACTGGGAAGTACAGGGGCCGTCTGCCGGTGGTAACGATATGGTAGATGTGCTGCTGGCGGCCTGCCGTTCTGAGACGGTTGAGCGGCGTAAAGATGCGGTCGAATACGCCAATCTTGAAGCCGGTGTTGTTGATGTCGAAGCGTTCTGTACGGAACGCGCCTTTTCTTTGCTGCAAGGCCAGATGGATGGCGACGATATCGATACCGTCGCCATTATTGATGTCGGCGCGACCATGACCACTCTCAGCATTCTGCATGAAGGCAAATCTATTTATACCCGCGAGCAGTTATTCGGCGGTCGTCAGCTGACCGAAGATATTATGCGCCGCTATGGTCTCAGCGAAGAGGAGGCCAGCCGCGCCAAGCTCGAAGGGGGCTTGCCGGACGATTATGAAACGGAAGTGCTGGAGCCTTTCCGTCGTGCGGTGGTGCAGCAGGTCAGTCGCTCGCTGCAGTTCTTTTATTCCTCCAGTCAGTTCAATGATGTGGATTACATCATTCTGGCGGGCGGTACCGCTTCCATTCCCCATCTGGCCGATCAGGTTCAGGATGCCATGGGTATTGCTACCATTGTGGCCAATCCTTTCGTCAATATGACGTTATCGCAGAAGGTAAACCCGAATCTGCTCAACAGTGACGCACCATCACTGATGATTGCCTGTGGTCTGGCTATGAGGAGTTTTGATAATGGCAAATATTAA
- a CDS encoding penicillin-binding protein 1A: MTVLKPLLRFLAWFILSAVSAVGIAACGIYIYLAPELPDPDELRRIELQTPLRVYSADGKLISEFGEKRRNPLSYAEIPPSFINALLASEDDGFFEHIGIDFKGLARAAIELIRTGEKRSGGSTITMQVAKNYYLSSEKTFTRKFTEIMLALEIEQYLSKQEILELYINKIYLGKRAYGIEAAAQVYYGKSIHELNLAQIAMIAGLPQAPSAANPINNPRRAIDRRNYVLARMLTLNMISQEEFDQAARAPVTARYHGPTSEIIAPYVAEMVRREMVAQYGDAAYTAGFRVYTTVDSTSQTAANRALQSGLLKYDRDHGWRTPKPMATLQTLAVTDTPELAEWLKKADARYDIDWPATLEEWNSRLLARDDMGLIAPAIVTRVMPEGAWVLQQNGERWLPFSAMLWAKPYINVNVIGAEPASPADVLQPGMEIWIEETSAGPLLAQLPEAEGSLVSLRPADGAIQALVGGFSPTSNQFNRAIQADRQPGSAFKPFIYSAALAHGFTPASIINDAPVVFEDAGLEATWRPENNSGKFYGPTRLREALYRSQNLVSIRILNQVGPHRAIRYIEPFGFPRHKLNADLSLSLGASAVTSMELATGYAVLANGGFAVTPYLIDRIEDDNGQLLYQARPAVACRNCPEPVTDPKTGEPDANAAIHAPRVMDERVHYLMISMLKDVVTRGTGQRALVLNRDDLAGKTGTTNDQKDAWFAGFSPDLVATVWVGFDQPVTLGRWAFGSNTALPIWVDYMGTALADKPPRPYEQPDGIVSVRIDPVTGLLAAPGQPDAIFEYFREEDVPKELARPARQPDNEGQPAAPEMIPEQLF, encoded by the coding sequence ATGACTGTTCTTAAACCCCTTCTGCGCTTTTTGGCCTGGTTTATCCTGTCTGCTGTTTCCGCAGTGGGTATTGCCGCCTGCGGCATCTATATTTATCTCGCCCCCGAGCTTCCCGACCCGGATGAATTACGTCGTATTGAATTACAAACCCCGCTGCGGGTTTACAGCGCCGACGGTAAGCTGATCAGCGAATTTGGCGAAAAACGCCGTAACCCACTCAGCTATGCGGAAATCCCGCCCAGCTTTATCAATGCGCTGCTGGCCTCAGAAGATGACGGCTTCTTTGAACATATTGGTATTGATTTCAAAGGCCTGGCCCGCGCGGCCATCGAGCTGATCCGGACCGGCGAGAAACGCTCCGGCGGCAGCACCATTACCATGCAGGTCGCCAAGAACTATTACCTCAGCTCAGAAAAAACCTTCACCCGTAAATTCACAGAAATCATGCTGGCGCTGGAGATTGAACAATATCTCAGCAAGCAGGAAATTCTGGAGCTGTATATTAATAAGATCTATCTGGGTAAACGCGCTTATGGCATCGAAGCTGCCGCTCAGGTGTATTACGGCAAAAGCATCCATGAACTGAATCTGGCCCAGATTGCCATGATTGCCGGCCTGCCGCAGGCGCCCTCAGCCGCTAACCCGATCAACAACCCACGTCGCGCCATTGATCGCCGCAACTACGTACTGGCCCGTATGCTGACCCTGAACATGATCAGCCAGGAAGAGTTCGACCAGGCGGCCCGGGCGCCGGTTACCGCCCGCTACCACGGCCCAACCTCGGAAATCATCGCCCCCTATGTTGCGGAAATGGTACGTCGTGAAATGGTGGCCCAGTACGGTGACGCGGCCTACACCGCCGGTTTCCGCGTCTATACCACCGTCGACTCCACCAGCCAGACGGCTGCCAACCGCGCGTTGCAAAGTGGCCTGCTGAAATACGACCGCGATCATGGATGGCGCACCCCAAAGCCCATGGCAACGTTACAGACACTGGCGGTTACCGACACACCGGAACTTGCAGAATGGCTGAAAAAAGCCGATGCACGCTATGACATCGACTGGCCGGCCACCCTCGAAGAATGGAACAGCCGCTTACTGGCCCGTGATGACATGGGGTTAATTGCACCGGCCATTGTTACCCGGGTAATGCCCGAAGGTGCCTGGGTGCTGCAACAAAATGGCGAGCGTTGGCTGCCATTCAGCGCCATGCTGTGGGCCAAGCCCTATATCAACGTCAACGTCATTGGTGCTGAACCCGCCAGTCCGGCCGATGTATTACAGCCGGGCATGGAAATCTGGATTGAAGAAACCAGCGCCGGCCCGCTGCTGGCACAATTGCCAGAGGCCGAAGGTTCACTGGTGTCATTGCGCCCGGCCGATGGCGCCATTCAGGCACTGGTGGGTGGCTTTTCCCCCACCAGCAATCAGTTTAACCGTGCCATTCAGGCTGACCGCCAGCCCGGCTCCGCCTTCAAGCCCTTTATTTACAGCGCCGCACTGGCGCACGGCTTTACTCCGGCCAGCATCATTAATGATGCCCCGGTAGTCTTTGAAGACGCTGGCCTGGAAGCCACCTGGCGGCCGGAAAACAACAGCGGCAAATTCTATGGCCCCACCCGCCTGCGTGAAGCGCTGTACCGCTCGCAGAACCTGGTATCCATCCGCATTCTGAACCAGGTCGGCCCCCACCGGGCCATCCGCTATATCGAACCCTTTGGTTTCCCGCGCCATAAGCTGAATGCCGACCTGTCACTCTCCCTGGGCGCCTCGGCCGTTACCTCCATGGAGCTGGCCACCGGCTATGCCGTGCTGGCGAACGGTGGTTTCGCTGTTACCCCTTATCTGATTGACCGTATCGAAGACGACAACGGCCAGCTGCTGTACCAGGCCAGGCCCGCCGTGGCTTGCCGCAACTGCCCCGAACCGGTAACAGACCCGAAAACCGGCGAACCAGATGCCAATGCAGCCATCCACGCGCCCAGAGTGATGGATGAACGCGTTCACTATCTGATGATCAGCATGCTGAAAGATGTGGTGACCCGCGGCACCGGGCAGCGGGCGCTGGTGCTGAACCGCGACGACCTGGCCGGCAAAACCGGCACCACCAACGACCAGAAAGATGCCTGGTTCGCCGGCTTCAGCCCGGATCTGGTCGCCACGGTCTGGGTGGGTTTCGATCAGCCGGTCACTCTGGGACGCTGGGCCTTCGGCAGCAATACTGCTCTGCCTATCTGGGTCGATTATATGGGGACGGCGCTTGCCGATAAGCCACCCCGCCCCTACGAGCAACCGGATGGTATTGTCAGCGTCCGCATTGACCCGGTGACCGGATTACTGGCAGCACCGGGTCAACCGGATGCAATTTTTGAGTACTTCCGCGAAGAGGATGTGCCGAAAGAACTGGCACGTCCGGCCCGCCAGCCGGATAACGAAGGACAACCGGCCGCACCCGAAATGATTCCGGAGCAGTTGTTTTAG
- a CDS encoding FAD-binding oxidoreductase translates to MTALTQDALIERLSAIVGSDKVRTDADSLQTFGKDWTKVYEPKPSAIVFPKTTEQVRDIVLLANECGLQLVPSGGRTGLSAGAVAANGEVVVAFDYMNQIAEFNAVDRTVKCGAGVITEQLQTYAEEQGLFYPVDFASAGSSQIGGNIGTNAGGIKVIRWGMTRDWVAGLTVVTGKGDILQLNKDLLKNNTGYDLRQLFIGGEGTLGFVTEATMRLTRPPKNLTVLVLAIPELDDVMKVLNQFQSSMDLTAFEFFSDKAMSKVLARGDVPAPFESNADFYALIEFEAITDADMDLSMSLFEQCVENGWVVDGVISQSETQAANLWRLREDISETIAQWTPYKNDISVVVSKVPPFLREIDEVVTREYPDFEIIWFGHIGDGNLHLNILKPDALPKEEFFPRCNKVSKWVMEIVQKYDGSISAEHGVGMTKKAYLPYTRSEAEIAYMKAVKAVFDPNNVMNPGKLVDM, encoded by the coding sequence ATGACTGCCCTGACCCAAGACGCCCTGATCGAACGCCTGTCTGCCATTGTCGGTAGCGACAAAGTCCGTACCGATGCGGATTCCCTGCAAACCTTCGGCAAAGACTGGACCAAGGTGTACGAGCCGAAGCCGAGCGCCATTGTGTTCCCGAAAACCACCGAACAGGTGCGTGACATTGTGCTGCTGGCTAATGAGTGCGGCCTGCAGCTGGTGCCGTCCGGTGGTCGTACCGGCCTGAGTGCCGGTGCCGTGGCCGCCAACGGTGAAGTGGTGGTCGCCTTTGATTACATGAATCAGATTGCGGAATTTAACGCCGTTGATCGTACCGTTAAGTGCGGCGCTGGTGTGATTACCGAACAACTGCAGACCTACGCTGAAGAGCAGGGGTTGTTCTACCCGGTGGATTTCGCGTCTGCAGGTTCCAGTCAGATCGGCGGCAACATCGGCACCAACGCCGGTGGCATTAAAGTGATCCGCTGGGGCATGACCCGTGATTGGGTGGCGGGCTTAACCGTGGTGACCGGCAAGGGCGATATTCTGCAATTGAACAAAGACCTGCTGAAAAACAACACCGGCTACGACCTGCGTCAGTTGTTTATCGGCGGCGAAGGAACCCTGGGTTTTGTTACCGAAGCCACCATGCGCTTAACCCGTCCGCCGAAAAACCTCACCGTGCTGGTGCTGGCGATTCCGGAACTGGATGACGTAATGAAAGTGCTGAACCAATTCCAGTCCAGCATGGATCTGACCGCGTTTGAATTCTTCTCTGACAAAGCCATGAGCAAGGTACTGGCCCGTGGCGATGTGCCGGCGCCGTTCGAAAGCAACGCCGACTTCTATGCCCTGATCGAATTTGAAGCCATTACCGATGCTGATATGGATCTGTCCATGAGTCTGTTCGAGCAGTGCGTGGAAAATGGCTGGGTAGTGGATGGTGTAATCAGCCAGAGCGAAACTCAGGCGGCCAATCTGTGGCGTCTGCGTGAAGACATTTCTGAAACCATCGCGCAGTGGACGCCGTATAAAAACGACATCTCTGTGGTGGTTTCCAAAGTGCCGCCGTTCCTGCGCGAAATTGACGAAGTCGTCACCCGTGAATATCCGGATTTCGAGATCATCTGGTTTGGTCATATCGGTGATGGCAACCTGCACCTGAACATTCTTAAGCCGGATGCGCTGCCGAAGGAAGAATTCTTCCCACGCTGCAATAAGGTGAGCAAGTGGGTGATGGAAATCGTGCAGAAATATGACGGTTCTATTTCCGCCGAGCATGGTGTGGGGATGACCAAAAAAGCCTACCTGCCGTACACCCGTTCTGAGGCAGAAATTGCCTATATGAAAGCGGTGAAAGCGGTGTTCGATCCGAACAATGTGATGAACCCGGGCAAGCTGGTGGATATGTAA